TCCCTTCTTCCAAAAACATCCCTTGCCTTAACCCCATCAGAAGGGCCGACTATACCCTCCCTTTCCATGATCTCAATCATCCGTGCCGCCCTGTTATATCCCACCCTGAGCTTCCTCTGTATCATGGAGATGGATGCCTGGCCGGACTTGATAACCATGTCAACGGCCATCTCATATTTTTCATCCTTTTCCAGCTCATCATCTATCTCCTCTTCATCCTTTGATACCTGTGCAACAATGGTTGAATCATAATCAGGTTTTAGCTGTGCCTTGATAAAGTCTGTCACCCTCTTTACCTCATCCTCTGATATATAGGCGCCATGTATCCTTGTAAGCTTTCCTACACCGGGCGGCATAAAGAGCATGTCACCCTCGCCAAGCAGATGCTCGGCACCGTTTGTATCAAGGATGGTCCTTGAATCCACCTTTGAGCTTACCTGAAAGGATATCCTTGTAGGAAAATTTGCCTTTATAATACCGGTAAGCACATCAACAGACGGCCTCTGTGTTGCTATTATAAGGTGGATACCTGCGGCCCTTGCCATCTGGGCAAGGCGTGTTATATATTCCTCCACCTCCCTTGTTGAAACCATCATGAGGTCTGCGAGTTCATCAATAATAAGAATAATATATGGGAGCGGCTCACCTAAGCCCTCATCGCCGCCAACAGCTGTTGCCTTTTTCTGTTTGATGATCTTTTTGTTATAGGCATCTATGTTTCTTACACCCCTGTCAGAGAGCAGCATGTAACGCCTTTCCATCTCCTGCACAGCCCATCTTAAGGCCCGCGTTGCCTCCTTGGGTTCTGTCACAACAGGGTGTAGAAGATGCGGGATATCTTTGTATACTGAAAGCTCTATCCGTTTAGGGTCTATCATAAGGAATTTCACTGCGTCAGGTGTCAGTTTAAAAAGCAGGCTGTTTATCATGGCATTAAGGGATACGCTCTTTCCTGTGCCTGTGGCCCCTGCAACAAGGAGATGAGGCATCTTTACAAGGTCTGTAATTACAGGTGTGCCTGTTATATCCATACCAAGGGCAATGGTAAGCCTGTTGTTAGAGTCCTTGAAATCATTAGAATTTAAGACCTCTTTAAGATAGACATGATCACGTTTGTTATTTGCTATCTCAATACCTATGGCGTCCTTTCCAGGGATAGGCGCCACAATGCGTACACTTGGGGCCCTTAAGGCAAGAGTGAGGTCATCAGCCAGGCTTGCCACCTTGCTGATCTTTATACCCGGAGCCGGTTTATATTCATACATGGTAATAACAGGGCCTGGTGATATCTCAACAACCTCACCGTGTACGCCGAAGTCCTCAAGTTTTTTTTCAAGCCGCCTTGCATTCATCTCAAGGCTTTCCCTTTGAACCACTGCCCATTTATCTTTTGGAGGGTCATCAAGGAGCTCAGCGGTCGGCAGCCTGAAACCGGCCTTGTTCATAAAGGAAAAGGACTCCTGCTCAGGCTTTTTAACCTCTTCCTTTTTTGGTTCAATGATATTTACCTTTGCCTTGGGTTTGTTCTTTTCTACCTCTATAATTGTCTTTCTTACACGGCTTTTGCGGCTCTTTTCTATCTTTTTGGTCCGGTATTCTCTTATCTTTCTATATGTGAATACCATCCACAGGAAGAGTTTTGATAGAAGCCAGCCAAATGATATGCGGGTACATATCATGAACGAGACAATGAAGATGGCATAGAGCAAAAGACCTGCGCCAAAATTGTTAAGCAACCCTGAAAAAAAATTCGCTACAAAATAACCCAAGAGCCCCCCGCTCCTGATGTCCCCTCCCCTGAACTCAACCATTCCCGGGGATTGCAGGCTCATTATGCCTGAAAATGATATAAGCAGGATAATTACGGCAATTATGTATCCCAGAGGAGGGACAAGATGCCTTCCAGTTAAAGAGAGGAATGAGGCTATGAGGAACACTGCAACAAGCCAGAATGCAGAAAACCCGATCAGATGAAAGGAGTAACCTGATATATGGGACCCTATTGTCCCGAAAAGATTATGCACCTCCCCGCTGCTGCTTGTCCTGATCCAGAAAAGGGGGTCCTGGGTATGATAGGTGAAAAGACTCATACCAAGTATTAGGGAGAGGAGTAAAAAGACGATCCCCCTGATCTCCTTCCTTATGGGAGCAAAATCCTTTGACATATAGTCTGTTTCTTTTGTTTTTTTATCCATTTTTCTCATACTGGTATAATAATGGGCAGTATCAATGGTCCGCTGTCAACGACCCTGTAAAAATAACGTTTCAAAAGCCTTTTTATATCAGAACCTATATCTGACCACTCCATATGCTCAAGATTTTTAAATTCAGAAAGAAAATCCAGCACCTGCTGCCGTGCATCATCAAGTATGGTCCCGCACTCATCTTCAAATACAAAACCCCTTGAAATAATATCAGGCCCATAGAATATCTCGCCTGTCTGATCATCAATCACAAGAAGGACTATTACAACACCGTCACCTGCTAGCCTTAACCTGTCTCTTATGACTGTATCATCAATATCACCAAGCCCCTTGCCATCAACGAGCATCCTCCCTGTATGCACCTTTCCATCAAGCCATGCTTTTTCCTCTTCAAAACAGATGGTATCCCCGTTTTCAGCAAGTATCGTATTTTCAGAGGGGATGCAGGTAGACCTTGCAAGCTCTATATGTTTTACAAGATGCCTGTATTCACCATGCACCGGGATAAAATATTTTGGCCTTACCAGGTTGATTATAAGCTTTAATTCCTCCTGGTAGGCATGCCCTGATGAATGGATAGCTGACACCTTTTCATAAATAACCCTT
This portion of the Desulfatiglans sp. genome encodes:
- a CDS encoding DNA translocase FtsK — encoded protein: MRKMDKKTKETDYMSKDFAPIRKEIRGIVFLLLSLILGMSLFTYHTQDPLFWIRTSSSGEVHNLFGTIGSHISGYSFHLIGFSAFWLVAVFLIASFLSLTGRHLVPPLGYIIAVIILLISFSGIMSLQSPGMVEFRGGDIRSGGLLGYFVANFFSGLLNNFGAGLLLYAIFIVSFMICTRISFGWLLSKLFLWMVFTYRKIREYRTKKIEKSRKSRVRKTIIEVEKNKPKAKVNIIEPKKEEVKKPEQESFSFMNKAGFRLPTAELLDDPPKDKWAVVQRESLEMNARRLEKKLEDFGVHGEVVEISPGPVITMYEYKPAPGIKISKVASLADDLTLALRAPSVRIVAPIPGKDAIGIEIANNKRDHVYLKEVLNSNDFKDSNNRLTIALGMDITGTPVITDLVKMPHLLVAGATGTGKSVSLNAMINSLLFKLTPDAVKFLMIDPKRIELSVYKDIPHLLHPVVTEPKEATRALRWAVQEMERRYMLLSDRGVRNIDAYNKKIIKQKKATAVGGDEGLGEPLPYIILIIDELADLMMVSTREVEEYITRLAQMARAAGIHLIIATQRPSVDVLTGIIKANFPTRISFQVSSKVDSRTILDTNGAEHLLGEGDMLFMPPGVGKLTRIHGAYISEDEVKRVTDFIKAQLKPDYDSTIVAQVSKDEEEIDDELEKDEKYEMAVDMVIKSGQASISMIQRKLRVGYNRAARMIEIMEREGIVGPSDGVKARDVFGRRE